From Phaeodactylum tricornutum CCAP 1055/1 chromosome 23, whole genome shotgun sequence, one genomic window encodes:
- a CDS encoding predicted protein encodes MPDTTIIDHSHTVFSSTSPLPLITVVVLTDVHSWVAGHARHSDTATADYGAVLSFYQHCQNLAATTQSTHALRDVLLVNNGDFLDGTGLSTVPPLHLLPILNRMPWDAFNLGNHELYHDESVAFLQRNGAFNTMGSKVGNGGNYLTSNTYWNSSDRDHTAMKENDDENERVQNWLDDVADRYQRTKRNVTQLRPLGRRYTILHAPHVNAHVLTFGFLYNFTNYCSSTYVQPVQEAIREKWFRRALLDESYDAILVLAHMDYQDQLVTVLHRAIRNILNETTAAPQTPIQFINGHSHRRGYAVLDPLATAMEAGRFLDTVGVVTFPTTRAAHNRTHEHGDVADLFGHVFLDANRKALREAVGIKNDVDFDTPAGQALSVLINSTRAALGLDDVLGCAPEKYFLPEWDTPASLWRLYTEHVVPATLTHDNASRVFVQSTGAWRMDLFAGTVTRDDLVAVSPYNDTIYAVARNVDGRALRKALKGFQTIPDNATLPPWAVASAHSIHKHGSYDLWAPRFDIPRLHAHLHQVWPHWNTTTPIQLFNISNPNQALTTTALWVEFVSTHWTCLRNTPVGDRSTHWLLALAIVGMVVLGSGVLLQERLRFVSKDTSDAQALVRDGADAVTSSHGKYGSLDDDEAA; translated from the coding sequence ATGCCCGACACCACCATCATCGACCACAGCCACACCGTATTCTCCTCGACGTCCCCACTCCCGTTGATTACGGTAGTAGTGCTGACGGACGTGCACTCTTGGGTGGCTGGACACGCCCGACACAGCGATACCGCTACGGCCGACTACGGTGCCGTCCTGTCCTTTTATCAACACTGCCAGAATCTCGCGGCGACTACGCAGTCGACCCACGCACTCCGGGACGTCCTGCTCGTGAACAATGGGGATTTCCTCGACGGAACCGGCCTATCCACTGTCCCACCCTTGCATCTACTCCCTATTCTGAATCGGATGCCCTGGGACGCCTTCAATCTCGGCAATCACGAACTCTATCACGACGAGTCCGTCGCCTTCCTCCAACGCAACGGAGCGTTTAACACCATGGGTAGCAAGGTCGGGAACGGTGGGAACTACTTGACCTCCAATACCTACTGGAACTCTTCGGACAGAGATCACACCGCGATGAaagagaacgacgacgagaacgagcgTGTCCAGAACTGGCTCGACGATGTGGCCGATCGTTACCAAAGGACGAAGCGGAACGTGACTCAGTTACGACCCTTGGGTCGACGCTATACCATTTTGCACGCTCCACACGTTAACGCTCACGTGCTAACCTTTGGTTTTCTCTACAACTTTACCAACTACTGTTCTTCGACGTACGTACAACCGGTACAGGAAGCAATCCGCGAAAAGTGGTTCCGACGTGCCTTGCTCGACGAATCCTACGACGCTATTCTCGTTTTAGCCCACATGGATTATCAGGACCAACTCGTCACGGTCCTTCATCGTGCGATACGGAACATTTTGAACGAAACGACCGCCGCTCCCCAAACGCCGATCCAGTTTATCAATGGGCATTCGCATCGACGCGGTTACGCTGTTTTGGATCCGTTGGCGACCGCCATGGAAGCGGGACGCTTTCTCGATACCGTCGGTGTGGTAACCTTTCCCACTACCCGTGCGGCACACAATCGGACCCACGAACATGGGGACGTGGCGGACCTTTTTGGTCACGTCTTTTTGGACGCAAATCGAAAGGCCTTGCGAGAGGCGGTCGGTATCAAAAACGATGTCGACTTTGATACCCCGGCCGGACAAGCCTTGTCGGTTTTGATTAATAGTACACGAGCGGCTCTTGGACTCGATGACGTCCTGGGATGTGCCCCAGAAAAGTACTTTCTACCGGAGTGGGATACTCCAGCGTCACTCTGGAGACTCTACACGGAACACGTTGTTCCGGCGACGCTGACCCACGATAATGCGTCGCGAGTCTTTGTGCAATCCACCGGGGCCTGGCGaatggatttgtttgcgGGCACGGTCACCCGTGACGATCTCGTTGCCGTTTCGCCCTACAACGACACAATTTACGCTGTGGCTAGGAATGTGGACGGGAGAGCCTTGCGAAAGGCTTTGAAAGGTTTCCAAACTATTCCAGACAATGCGACGCTCCCCCCGTGGGCTGTAGCTTCTGCACACAGCATTCACAAGCACGGATCCTATGACCTGTGGGCTCCGCGCTTTGACATCCCCCGTCTTCATGCCCATTTGCATCAGGTCTGGCCCCACTGGAACACCACCACTCCAATTCAACTGTTCAACATAAGCAACCCAAATCAAGCGTTAACAACGACAGCCTTGTGGGTGGAATTTGTGTCGACGCACTGGACGTGTCTGCGAAACACACCTGTAGGAGACCGAAGTACCCACTGGTTACTTGCACTAGCGATTGTGGGAATGGTAGTGCTGGGCAGCGGAGTTCTGTTGCAAGAGCGGcttcgtttcgtttcgaaagATACTTCGGATGCCCAGGCTTTGGTCCGGGATGGTGCAGATGCTGTAACGAGTTCGCACGGTAAATACGGATCTTtggatgatgacgaagcgGCGTGA
- a CDS encoding predicted protein, producing MNYGDTFRTAGVGAAAKTAPSTSEPDHFGLSDSYLYPTQDTGSFDGDDDHYHHHHHRYQRTSRRKWMYYTLLGVLVVVGVALGIAVAVERRNNNSGSPSSQSSNQGGTGSAPSGNNDKNNDSGVPRSPVYEILQPFALRGGAEFNNHDSYQFKALQYVEAHAVAHNTTSTTNAQSALFTDSRIVQRYALACIYYATYQVPTTWTGYRFASRSLLPWQNSTGWLNEQFPDECDGWFGIRCDTQTRQVVELDFASNVLTGTMPPETALLRALQILDLYNNHVYNVGAAGNDWLGNLTNLEQLFLGKSPFVTIDEGIPTALSRLSKLQDLDVSYTLYRGALQPSLFRNWPDLVYLKMGGNSYNSSLPLAQANLPSLKYLYAEYTDLHGTLRNLFVKAPSLVEVWMDRNPRLSGSLPTNMGNDAPGLASVSFTHCNLTGTIPSSLASIPGLQQVWLYDNALRGSVPTEFGALLGLERLQMEQNQLTGTMPATLCQQVAPLGRLQHLTVDCEEIGGVPPEVKCDESCCSCCGPSCITNGANMGAR from the coding sequence ATGAATTACGGTGATACGTTTCGCACTGCGGGAGTCGGCGCGGCGGCCAAGACGGCACCGTCCACATCCGAGCCGGACCATTTCGGTTTGTCCGACAGTTACCTCTATCCAACGCAAGACACGGGCTCGTTCGATGGTGACGACGACCattatcatcatcatcatcaccgTTACCAACGAACGTCCCGGCGCAAATGGATGTACTACACTTTACTCGGTGTTCTCGTTGTAGTTGGAGTCGCCCTGGGAATTGCCGTAGCGGTGGAGCGCCGCAACAATAACAGCGGTAGCCCAAGCAGCCAAAGTAGCAACCAAGGCGGTACCGGTTCCGCACCTTCCGggaacaacgacaagaacaacgATAGTGGTGTCCCCCGATCCCCCGTCTACGAAATCTTGCAACCTTTCGCGTTGCGAGGCGGGGCCGAATTCAACAACCATGATTCCTATCAGTTCAAGGCACTCCAGTACGTGGAAGCACACGCCGTCGCCCACAACACCACTTCCACCACGAATGCCCAGTCCGCGCTCTTCACGGACAGTCGTATCGTCCAACGCTACGCTTTGGCCTGTATTTACTACGCCACCTACCAGGTCCCTACGACTTGGACGGGTTACCGCTTCGCCAGCCGTTCGCTCCTGCCTTGGCAGAACAGCACCGGCTGGCTAAACGAACAATTTCCGGACGAATGCGACGGATGGTTTGGTATTCGTTGCGACACGCAGACTCGTCAAGTCGTCGAACTCGATTTCGCGTCCAACGTACTCACTGGTACCATGCCACCGGAAACGGCCCTGCTCCGAGCCCTACAAATTCTTGATCTCTACAACAATCACGTGTACAACGTCGGCGCTGCCGGCAACGATTGGCTCGGAAATCTGACCAACTTAGAACAATTGTTTTTGGGGAAATCGCCGTTCGTTACCATTGACGAAGGCATTCCCACGGCGCTCTCACGGCTGTCCAAACTCCAGGATCTCGACGTATCCTACACACTCTACCGCGGCGCATTGCAACCCTCCCTTTTTCGCAACTGGCCCGACTTGGTTTATTTAAAAATGGGCGGCAACAGCTACAATTCATCCCTCCCGCTCGCTCAGGCCAATCTGCCCTCCCTCAAGTACCTCTACGCAGAATACACCGATCTGCACGGCACTCTCAGGAACCTGTTTGTCAAAGCCCCATCCCTCGTGGAAGTTTGGATGGATAGAAATCCTCGGCTTTCCGGATCGCTACCCACCAACATGGGCAACGACGCCCCCGGATTGGCTTCCGTGTCCTTTACGCACTGCAACTTGACTGGGACCATCCCCAGCAGTCTCGCATCCATCCCGGGACTACAACAAGTGTGGTTGTACGATAATGCACTCAGGGGTTCCGTGCCAACCGAATTCGGTGCCTTGTTGGGTTTGGAACGCTTACAAATGGAACAAAATCAACTCACCGGAACAATGCCAGCGACATTGTGCCAGCAAGTCGCCCCCCTTGGCCGTTTACAGCATTTGACGGTGGACTGCGAGGAGATTGGTGGTGTCCCACCCGAAGTGAAATGCGACGAATCGTGCTGCTCCTGTTGTGGACCCTCCTGTATCACCAACGGTGCCAACATGGGCGCTCGGTAA
- a CDS encoding predicted protein, which translates to MAFLEEKNALRLCMNLAVVVLVALAFTATSMQRMGEINRKDFKIQQTWSDQQKATIISKGTEGMWLNRTGWPRGDWKTVNNFYNGVDFQNQSTEPVYSSSQKSFKQRLTQSWLIQDESGRTVMTKYGVQSRPGAFVHIDFGRLHKARHHDFFAITIRDPFSRFLSVFTFMHPQNVRARKGCNREFCKTGSAWECFPSVNDFAWHLASNGTSKSIDGNLTSQIRIQDSPANESVHTLNCSEVAQQWIGGGQVDAPAHFRFGTRTVVDEYLPPGSVFNSTILVIRNEYLWEDWIATNEWLGQEKGTVATFPLDAVRDFSQLKLPVTKELSDDSRQILCTFLQDEYRAYLQVLRMP; encoded by the exons ATGGCTTTTCTTGAGGAAAAGAACGCGTTGCGATTGTGTATGAACTTGGCAGTTGTCGTGCTTGTGGCTCTGGCGTTTACGGCAACAAGCATGCAACGCATGGGCGAAATCAATAGAAAGGACTTCAAGATCCAACAAACTTGGAGCGATCAGCAGAAAGCCACCATTATTTCTAAAGGAACAGAGGGCATGTGGCTAAATAGAACAGGATGGCCCAGAGGAGACTGGAAAACCGTCAATAACTTTTACAACGGAGTCGATTTCCAAAATCAATCCACGGAGCCAGTCTACTCGTCGTCCCAAAAAAGTTTTAAACAACGCCTGACACAATCTTGGTTGATCCAAGACGAATCCGGACGAACGGTAATGACGAAATATGGGGTGCAGAGCCGCCCAGGTGCATTTGTGCACATAG attTTGGTAGGCTTCACAAGGCCAGGCACCACGACTTCTTTGCAATCACTATTCGTGATCCTTTCTCTCGTTTTTTGTCGGTGTTTACCTTTATGCACCCACAAAACGTTCGTGCCCGCAAGGGATGCAACCGAGAATTTTGCAAGACCGGGAGCGCGTGGGAGTGCTTCCCTTCCGTGAATGATTTTGCGTGGCACTTAGCGTCAAACGGGACCTCCAAAAGCATCGATGGTAATTTGACCAGTCAAATAAGAATCCAAGACTCCCCTGCAAACGAAAGTGTGCACACTCTGAATTGTAGCGAAGTAGCACAGCAATGGATTGGTGGTGGTCAAGTCGATGCTCCTGCTCATTTTCGATTCGGCACTAGAACAGTCGTGGACGAGTATTTGCCTCCCGGAAGCGTATTCAATTCCACAATTTTGGTGATAAGAAACGAGTATTTGTGGGAAGATTGGATTGCCACAAACGAATGGCTAGGTCAGGAAAAAGGCACGGTTGCTACATTTCCACTCGACGCAGTTCGGGATTTTTCCCAACTCAAGCTACCGGTAACGAAGGAATTATCGGATGACTCACGTCAAATACTGTGTACGTTTTTACAGGATGAATACCGTGCATATCTCCAAGTGCTGCGAATGCCGTGA
- a CDS encoding predicted protein, whose protein sequence is MTDGSAVDWTTAVTVGAAALAACGVGVLTAASSDTVSRRILSPERTHAKRSAEYGYRWRQAMERAVLQCSYVLAGGVGNYNDEIELAQTKLVRDMAHVELLVQAIVDRKGRLRIGKICTDERMPSTDYYVWLYDQESSQIYQLPLTTFGMALADAMERKIHSTTFCFLADAAASTASALVKDLLQITKSAVEIYENPLWLTQLALLTRKNLHPRDDLERVLYAFCRMQAWNCEQPTLLISYGAAVTPILLPMLQQVFPDDRHLFCYTGCIQTAQAAFHGRRSFQRNHVPECVSDALQFPHPVSYTTPLSRSMLHSVNTMPPYSRALVSLPIEIADVVETWMAAVDAFFLLKEDERINGYLPYVLKTDYLLTPVSLDVRHWTTRSLLQYVCGSRTRGEVPSETLDAAFSYLRERKPLAPLAKIDAYRKPIENAVFQHKLILIENKTLQDTVQPTQHWTLKSTAKAGCACCLPEEDEEDEDLGALKGKLDMSRPGVFVLPGTLKKGKPSAAGKFVDGKMGFAFDPTKFS, encoded by the coding sequence ATGACTGACGGGAGTGCCGTGGACTGGACTACAGCGGTTACTGTGGGAGCGGCCGCGTTGGCCGCGTgcggcgtcggcgtcttGACGGCCGCCAGCTCGGACACCGTCAGCCGGAGGATTCTATCCCCGGAACGCACCCACGCGAAACGGAGTGCCGAATACGGCTACCGGTGGCGGCAAGCCATGGAACGTGCCGTGTTGCAATGCTCGTACGTACTGGCGGGAGGGGTTGGCAACTATAACGACGAAATCGAGCTCGCACAAACCAAATTGGTTCGCGATATGGCGCACGTGGAACTTTTGGTACAAGCGATCGTCGACCGCAAGGGACGACTACGAATCGGAAAGATTTGTACGGATGAACGCATGCCCTCCACCGACTATTATGTATGGCTGTACGACCAAGAGTCCTCGCAAATCTATCAATTACCTTTGACGACGTTCGGAATGGCGCTCGCCGACGCCATGGAACGAAAGATTCACTCCACGACATTCTGCTTCCTGGCCGATGCCGCCGCCTCGACGGCAAGTGCATTGGTCAAGGATCTCTTGCAAATCACCAAAAGTGCGGTGGAAATTTACGAAAATCCTCTCTGGTTGACTCAGCTAGCCCTGCTGACGCGGAAGAACCTACACCCACGCGACGACCTTGAACGGGTCCTGTACGCGTTTTGTCGAATGCAGGCTTGGAATTGCGAACAACCCACACTGCTGATATCCTACGGCGCTGCAGTGACGCCAATTTTGCTTCCCATGCTTCAACAAGTCTTCCCGGACGACCGACACCTGTTTTGCTACACCGGCTGCATCCAGACGGCTCAGGCCGCCTTCCACGGACGGCGCTCCTTCCAACGCAATCACGTTCCGGAATGTGTTAGTGACGCGCTTCAGTTCCCACACCCGGTGTCCTACACCACACCGCTTTCTCGTAGTATGCTTCATTCCGTCAACACGATGCCACCGTACTCGCGGGCACTCGTTTCGCTGCCGATAGAAATTGCCGACGTTGTCGAAACTTGGATGGCTGCGGTAgacgcctttttcttgttgaaagAAGACGAACGGATCAATGGATATCTCCCCTACGTACTCAAAACCGATTACTTGCTGACTCCTGTATCGCTAGACGTTCGGCACTGGACCACACGGTCGCTCTTGCAGTACGTATGTGGCAGCCGAACCAGAGGGGAGGTTCCGTCGGAAACCCTAGACGCGGCGTTCTCGTACTTGCGGGAGCGCAAACCGCTGGCTCCATTAGCGAAGATTGACGCTTACCGAAAGCCAATCGAAAACGCGGTCTTTCAGCACAAGCTGATACTTATTGAAAACAAAACCCTTCAAGACACGGTCCAGCCGACACAACACTGGACGCTGAAATCGACCGCAAAAGCTGGTTGCGCGTGCTGCTTGcccgaggaagacgaagaggatgagGACCTGGGTGCGCTGAAAGGGAAATTAGACATGTCCCGCCCAGGTGTCTTTGTCTTGCCGGGTACTTTGAAGAAAGGCAAACCTTCGGCAGCCGGAAAATTTGTGGACGGAAAGATGGGATTTGCCTTTGATCCTACCAAGTTTTCCTAG
- a CDS encoding predicted protein, translated as MQQEAVRVSRSFAAQMQRFPACTGGPPPCPPPSSTNSTPTETPTSFSSADENDVQWEWDATNNARYSARVIPGPKILTPGERGCARSHVALWRELVHDPTHRCSDNGDARHSSGGSSSSTHDSENGPTMLVLEDDVSFTSHRGQSRFEKCWARAWEQLPRGNDPTWGILYLGFSDRGARVLLERDGARGDCPPHRRRTSHDPRHPTVHLYRPEYGFHTHAYIITQAAAALLLDQLPVVGPIDVWLADNQWFGIPTFCAVIANEGWRRDDGTYEGAPLVRQNRGRHTTSDIVQSSGR; from the coding sequence atgcaacaagaagcagtCCGCGTTAGTCGGTCGTTCGCTGCCCAAATGCAACGGTTTCCCGCGTGCACAGGCGGACCCCCACCGTGCCCGCCCCCGTCGTCCACAAACTCCACCCCGACGGAGACTCCCacgtcgttttcgtccgcggacgaaaacgacgtCCAATGGGAATGGGATGCCACCAACAATGCCCGCTACAGTGCCCGGGTCATTCCTGGCCCCAAAATACTAACGCCTGGCGAACGAGGCTGTGCCCGATCCCACGTGGCCCTCTGGCGAGAACTGGTCCACGATCCGACCCACCGTTGTAGTGACAATGGTGACGCGAGACATAGCAGTGGTggtagcagtagtagtactCATGACAGCGAGAATGGTCCCACCATGCTAGTGTTGGAAGACGATGTTTCCTTTACCAGTCATCGGGGCCAGAGTCGATTCGAAAAGTGTTGGGCCCGGGCGTGGGAGCAACTTCCCCGGGGCAACGACCCTACTTGGGGTATCCTGTATTTGGGCTTTTCCGATCGTGGCGCACGTGTACTGTTGGAACGTGACGGAGCAAGGGGGGACTGCCCTCCGCATCGTCGACGGACCTCGCACGATCCTCGCCATCCCACCGTGCACCTGTACCGACCCGAATACGGATTTCATACCCACGCGTATATAATCACTCAAGCAGCAGCGGCTCTATTGTTGGATCAATTGCCCGTTGTGGGGCCGATCGATGTCTGGCTGGCCGATAATCAATGGTTCGGCATTCCTACCTTTTGTGCCGTGATTGCCAACGAAGGTTGGCGACGCGACGACGGTACCTACGAAGGAGCCCCGTTGGTACGACAAAACCGTGGTCGCCACACCACTAGTGACATTGTGCAATCGTCCGGACGGTGA